TCAAGAGCAGCCTCAACATCATCGACTGCGTGGCCATCCTGCCCTTCTATCTCGAGGTGGGCCTGTCGGGCCTCAGCTCCAAGGCCGCCAAGGACGTGCTGGGCTTCCTGCGGGTCGTCCGCTTCGTGCGCATCCTGCGCATCTTCAAGCTCACGCGGCACTTCGTGGGGCTGCGCGTGCTGGGCCACACGCTGCGCGCCAGCACCAACGAGTTCCTGCTGCTCATCATCTTCCTGGCGCTGGGCGTGCTCATCTTCGCCACCATGATCTACTACGCCGAGCGCATTGGCGCCGACCCGGATGACATCCTGGGCTCCAACCACACCTACTTCAAGAACATCCCCATCGGCTTCTGGTGGGCCGTGGTTACCATGACAACCCTGGGCTACGGAGACATGTACCCCAAGACGTGGTCGGGGATGCTGGTCGGGGCGCTGTGTGCCCTGGCGGGGGTGCTCACCATCGCCATGCCCGTGCCCGTCATTGTCAACAACTTTGGCATGTACTACTCGCTGGCCATGGCCAAGCAGAAGCTGCCCAAGAAGAAGAATAAACATATCCCCCGGCCCCCGCTGCCCGGCTCCCCCAATTACTGCAAGCCCGACCCGCCATTgccgcccctgcctccccctcaccATGGCAGTGGTGGTATCAGCCCCCCGCCTCCCATCACCCCGCCCTCCATGGGGATGACGATGGCCGGGGCCTACCCTCCGGGGCCCCACTCGCACCCCGGGCTGCTCAGGGGGGGAGCGGGTGGGCTCGGGATCATGgggctgccccctctgccagcccctggggAGCCCTGCCCGTTGGCTCAGGAGGAAGTGATTGAGATCAACCGGGCAGGTGAGGAGCGGGCCTGAGGGGCTGTGGGGGCACAGGCGGAGATgcgtgggaggaggtggggaggtttgaggggggcaggaggcgggTGCCCGAGGTTCAGAGAGACGGGATGGTCAGCagcagagaggggagagaaaagcGAATAGCAATCGCTGGGGCCAGAGAAGTGGCACAGAGGTAGACAGCGACAGAGAGATTTCCCGTGAAAGCCAGTTTTGGGGGGGAACAGACTTGCAGCCAAATATTCAGGGGGGCCCAGGGGAGAGGGTCTCGTACGTGAACCACGGGCTGGCCAGAGAGGAGACCAAGAGGCGGTTTCAGCGTCTGAGCTTCCCGGAGGAGAGCCTGAGAAAATGGTCCCAAAGCCACCGAGTCGGAAACTGAGACTGTCCCTGAGAAGGGATGGGGGGCGGAGACGGAGGGAGCGGTGAGGGGTCGGCGGCAGGGAGTTCAGGCTGGAATAACAGCGAGACCAAGAGAGGAAGTAAGACTTAAAACTAAACACGAAGAGTCAGAGGGTGTCTAGGGGGGACTGGCCGGAGGGTGGAAAGGCCACGTGACAGGACAGTGACGTGGGACCCGAGGCCCAGACTCGGGCTCTACAGGGAGGGTCTGGGAGAGTCAGATGCTGCCAAGAGGAAGAGGTGAGACCAGGGCGCTAGCGGAGTGgactgtgcctgtgcctgtgcctgtccctcccccaggagAGCTGCCTCCGAGGTAGTGACTGGGGTGTCagtctgggaggagggagaggccgggGGGCCCCACCCCCATGTCTTAAGTAGGTCAAGAAAGGGAGCTGGGCCGCCCGGCCCCCATCTTGCTCCCTCAGCCACTGACCCAGTTTCACACCAATTAAAAATAGCCCGAGTCAGAGCctggggacccccactcccccctccctcatCTGTCACCTCCTTAACCCTTCCCCACTGTGTCCTTTCCAGCACCCAGCCATCTACCCCAACCCACACCCTACCCCAGTCCTGCCCGACCCAGTTCACCTGACCCAACGACCCCCCCAACACTCTGTCCcagcccccttcccagccccctctTACCCATGTCCTCCCCCACCCATCCCTCCAAATGCCCAGCATCCAACCCCAGCctgcccttcccagccctggcaccTGGCCTGGCTAGCACTTCCTAGCACTCAGCACCCTCCTCCACTCACCTTCATCCAACCCtgtcccctaaccacctctgcctaccctGTTGTCCTCAAATAGCAACACccttccgccctggccagtgtttcccagtggttagagcgccagcccgTGCTCGGGTTCGGGGTCTCGGGTTCAGttctcagtcaagggcaggtacctgggttgcagcttgatcccctgtgtgcgGGAGGCAAGCAGTtggtatgtctctctcacatcgatgtttctctctctgtctctcccgctccccctttcccttccactctctctaaaaatcaatggaaaaatatcctcaggtgagggttaacaaaaagaAACACCCCAAAACTCAACATCCTTCCCCAGTGACCTGCTCCCCAAATCCACCAGCCATGCCCCCTAACACCCTGCTCCCAACTGAGCCCCTCCTGTCATCTGGCACCCTGCCCTTGAGTCATCTTCCTGCACCCGAGTCCACCCGCACCCCATCCCTGTTGGTCTCACTGCCCTGCGTTTCCACACTCACCCCTTCCTTTGTGTCTCTGTCTGACCCTGGGACACAGATCCCCGCCCCAACGGGGACCCAGCAGCAGCTGCGCTCGCCCATGAGGACTGCCCAGCCATCGACCAGCCCGCCATGTCCCCGGAAGACAAGAGCCCCATCACCCCTGGGAGCCGGGGCCGCTACAGCCGGGACCGAGCCTGCTTCCTGCTCACGGACTACGCCCCTTCCCCTGATGGCTCCATCCGGAAAGGTGAGGTGCCCTCCACTGGCCCCCGGGACCCTCCCTCTCTCGCCTCcccttggggaggggggagagggggagaggggggaggtgatGGACTTCCCTTTCCCCATTCCATGGCCCCAAATCTCCTTCCCAGAagcgccccccctgcccccgctccCCAAGTTTCCTCACCACTGATCCTTCACCTGTCTTTATTGCatctccatttcccccaccccgaccctctggcctcttcccccacccccagccaccggtgctcccccactgccccccccagACTGGCGTAAGCCAGGCCCCCCAAGCTTCTTGCCCGACCTCAACGCCAACGCTGCGGCCTGGATATCCCCCTAGTGGAcgaaccccctccccccggggtAAGTAGCTCCTGTCCTCTGAACCCCCCCCTCTTGACTAACCCCCCTGAGAACATGCAGCCCCCACTGACCAAGACTCGCGCCCCTCACCATGAAGAGCTCCATCTAATTAACCTTCGGCCCTGACGCTGACCCCACACCCGCCCGCCCGGACTTGcccgcccctcactaaccccctggaaCTGACCCCAACCTTCCCACCATGTGCCTGACCTCCCAGCCCTCCCGACTGACCCATCCTCACCCCCATCAacgcctctctccctgcctctccttctGGGTTTTAAAAACTCCACCAAGAAAACGGGGTGCACTCCCAGGATGCTCTTGGGGTGCAAGATGGGATGAGAAAGACTCAGCCACCCAGTCAGTCACTTGTGAATTGGCCAGCTCACAAAGCACCCACAGGTCCCGCACGGGACGTCCCTCCCCGGGAGCCCCATGTGGGAGAGGCAGATGCAGTCAGAGAAGGTCGCTGTCAGGTGACATGTGGAGGTGGCGGTGGCACAGGTCGCAGGTACAGTCAGAGGGACAGGCAAAGCCCCGGGTGGGGAGCCACAGAAAGGCTTTCTGCAGGAATTGGTACTTGATGGGGACGTGGGCCCGTTagacccgtggttctcaacctctggccctttaaatacagttcctcatgctgtggtgacccccaaccataacattattttcgttgctacttcatcactgtcatgttgctactgtgatgaatcgtcatgtcaatatctgatatgcaggagggtcttaggcgacccctgtgaaagggtcgttcgaccgccaaaggggtcgcgacccacaggttgagaaccgctgcattagactGTAGTGACCAGAGCAACGAGCACAGCAAAGCCAGGGACCGACCCGGCTAGGAGGTGGCCatgaggcaggaaggcagggctggctgagggcCGGGACCTTGTTCAGGGACCCGGGAGAGCAGCTCAGCTCTGGGCCCTTGGGGATCGACTGGCGgtcaggccagggaggagaccAGGACAAGGGCCCACGGGGACAGGACAAGTCCTGAACCTGGTCAGGGCTGTGGGGATagaagggaagggaggcagagagagggaacgGGAGGAAAAGGGctggggactggcctgggagctcaGGGGACACAGCGAAGAGAGTTGTTCGTCAGTGAATCATTCAGCAAACACAGCCCAGCACTTACCACACGCCTGGAATTTAGCATACCTTCTGTAACCCTCACACCACCCTCGAGAACCCCTAGCTCCACTCACCCACCCGTTCATTCATTTCACAACTGACTCCTGAGGGCACCGTAACCTAGTATTGCACGAGGCAAGAATCTGACCTCAGAGTTGATACTCTAGAGCCCAGTTTGGCACACTCCAGCCCAGGGGCCAGCTCTGTCAGCCAGCTGCtttgtaaataaaactttattggaacatagccactGTTCTGCTCCAAGAGTGGACTAGAATAGTTAGGACAGAGACCGTGTGGCTCACAGAGCCGAAATGTTTACTACCTGGCCCTTTAAGGAAAAGTCGGATGCCCCCTGATTGGAGGAAGCAGAAATTAaacccagttaaaaaaaaaaaaaaagtctctggtTTGTGGAAGGGCTTTTGGAGGCGACATGAAACCTAAAGGTGAAAAGGGCcggccaggcagaaggaacagcgagtgcaaaggtcctgaggtccCCAGTGGGCGAGCTTGGTGCTGAAAGGAATAAACAGCCAGGAGGGAAGTGAGGCGGGAGCTGAGCAGCCGAAGGGAGCGGGTGCGGACCGCCTGTGCAGAAGGAGCAGGAGGGTgttggccagggtgaggggctggccTGGTCTTAAGAGTGAGGAGGAGCCACCTGAAGGAATTTGACCCATCACTTCCTCATTCCACAAACACCTGCGGACGCTTCCTTAGAAATAGAGACACATCCCAAATCCTGCCGCAGCCTAAGGAGAGGCTGGAGTGGGACTTGGGGAGCCTCCAGGACAGGACGGCCTGGGGTGTCACAGAAGTTCAGGGAGGGCCATGACCGACCCAGGCCacacagcagagggagggcagcccaGGCTTCCGGGTCAGACAGAACCGCAAGGGGGCTGTCTGCTCTTGttccctctctccacctccttgttgcacccgcccccccccccatcttcatTGTCATCTCATCACCAGCCCCTCCCGCTCCCATCTCACCCCTCTCCCTGCTTGCACCCAGTCCCCTTCCCACTCTTTGTCCCCTTCCTTCAGGTCTGGATGGGCCCCTTGgaactgagggggggggggttgggaatGTGGgtgagggagggctggggtggggtgggctgggggtgggaggtctcTGCTTCTCTTGCCTCTGATGCCGAAATCCATTCATTGAACTCAAATAATGGCTGGAGCTGATGGGGCTGACTGGACCCTGGACCCCCCTTCCTCACCCCCCCCATGGCCCGCCCTCCActgtgtctcccctcccccccagacccTTCCTCCTGGCCtgtcccccacctgccccaggacgGCTCCCTTCAtcttccctccccagccacctgagtCTAACCCTGGACACgtgctccccttcctccccagccttctcctctcccccccccccccccagccaccccGGAAGCTCCTCCCATATTTGATGTCTCTGGCCGCCCCATTtcactgctcccctccccccggaaAACActagagaggaggaagagatcCGGCTTTTCTCCGACCCCCAACAGTGAGGCCATGTTGGGGGGGTTCCCGCGACCGCCCTCCCCCGCCATGACTCTGTGTATTTCTGTCCCCAGCTCTTGTCACCGCCTGAGGCCTCGAGAGACCCTCGGccccccctgccccttccccccaggTTAGCAATGGGCAATGGCTGGGAAGGGGTGTCCCCGAGGCAGTGGGCTCCCGACCCCTCAGGCTCTGTCTCCTGTGGTCTAGACACGGCGCCCAGACAGGCCCCTGGCTCTGCCTGGAAAAGCCCCGGGCGCTGGCCGGCGCCCCCCAGCTCCGAGGACCCCCTACCCGCTCCCTGACCTTAGCCCCCATCTCAGGTCCCGCTGTCGGGACAGTTAGGACCTTCCGGGCAGAAGGTTCCCATTGAAACTCCCTGAACCCCTACGGCCCCTGCCACGCCTCCAGGTGAGCCAGCCTCGCCCCTCCGACTGCTCTGCAGCTGCGGGGCCCCAGGGGCGCTGCGGCCGCGGCCCCCCCACTCAGCCCCTCACTCTCCGCAGTAGGTCAGctccccctgcagccctgcccgcTCCCTCCCCGGCTGCTCCCCTGTGGCTTCCACCGAGCTCCCGCCCATGCCCCTGCTGCCACCATCCGCCTTGCTGCCCCCCCTTTATGCCTCAGATGAGGGGGCCTACGGGGGGGCGGGTTTTCGGGGGGCGGGCTGCGTGGGGAAGGGATGGGTGGGGGAGGCTCGGCGGGCGCCACCTGCCTCCTAACCCTgagtctctcccccctccccatgtctGAACCTTTCTCCTCGATGCGACTGACTGTGCGATTtgttcacttctctctctctccgtctccttGGCCCGCCTCTGTCCGTCTCTGCCTCGCCCTGTCTCCTGTGTCCTGGTGCCTGccggcctctctctctctctctctctgccatgtcTCTGCTCTCgccttctctgtctctggcttTCCCTGCCGCTGTCTCTCGCTCCATCTGGTATCCTCTCTGTCTgattctctcctgcctccctccctctgtcttggGGTCTCTCTGTCTGTGGGACCCTCCCCCTGCACCCTTACTCCCTGCTTCCTCCCCGTGtttccgcccctcccccccaggttaCGAGAAATCCCGCAGCCTGAGCAGCATCGCGGGCCTGAGCGGGGTGTCCCTGCGCCTCGCGCCCCTAGCCACTCCCCCCGGCTCTCCCAGGGCCGCCCGCCGCGCTCCCCCAACCTTGCCCTCCATCCTCTagcgctcccctcccccctgtggGGGGACTCGGGGGTGACAGGGAAGACGGTcagaggagctgggggtgggggaaagggttttttaaaaaaatcaaaagtcatTATAATATGCAACGGAGACGACCACGCCAGCAGACACCCCcgggcccctcacccccacctgggCCCCAGGATAGAGGGGGAGGGGCCAAAGCCCACGCCCTCCAACTCTCCCCCACCCAAATAAAGCCTTCTCAGGTCTCCATGAGCCATAGGACACCCTCTCCCATCCACTCGTGTAAATACGTCCAAATTATGCCAATCACATTGGGGGCACCTCCCCCTACTGTGCATGCTCCAACCTGGACTCCTCCCCCCAACTCCACCTCAGCAATAAGCGCCAGGGGCTGCATGCCACGCGGTTGAGGGCAGGGGCATTCTGGGAGGGGGCGGACCTCGAGGGGGGTcgggtggggctgcaggagggtcTCCTAGCCTCTTACCCTTCCCCGCTGGAGGGCAGCCCATCATCAtgcattgattaaaaaaaaaaaaaattagcgaCAATACGGGGGAAGGAGGAACAGTTACCCAGCCCCAAACCCCAGCTGAGCTCAGATAGTAGAAGCGGGGCGCTGCGGCCAGCTGCTCCCTCAGCCTTTAGGAGGATCCCTCTGGTGAATTGCACCctgtcatccccacccccacccccaagggatCTGCTCGCCTCTGTTCTTGCTGCATGGACTCAGGCCTCCCGCCCCGGACTCCTGGGATGTCTGGCCCTAGCACACGAAATTCCCGGGCGCCCCTCCGGGTCCCCAGGACATGAGCCCTGCACCCAGAATTCCTGGCACCCCGCATCTTCCAAACGCCCACGCACCCCTGGAACTTAACCCCTGCACACAGATGCTGCCCCAACCAAGCCCCGCCGCCAGCCACTCCCTGGAGTGCATCCCGGCGCCCCAGGCCTCCAAGGGGCGCCCCAGCCTGCAGCTCACTCTCAGCCTTTGGGATGCTCCAGAACCTTCTCCGACACCCCAAATCCTCAGGCCTCCACTCCACCAGACACCCCCAGATCTCTGCCACCAGACATCCACCTCAGGTTCCCCTGCCGCTAGGATTTCCAAGACGGGCCCGGCCTGTCTGCAATTCCAGGGAACCTGATCTTTGCAGGGCACCCCGtttcttaggcccaatcccaccccCCAACATGTCTTCCCTTGAATGGTACCCCCTTCACGGACACCAGTGCTTCCCAGAGGGTCGTGTTCGTGCCCCTGACGTGTTGAGGTCCAGGCAGTGCGAGGACAGACACCCGGGAGCTGTGTCTTCCCCGAGAGGGTCTGCCCTTTGGGGCGCTTGGCTCACAGGCCAGTAAGTCCAGGTTGTGCTGCGCGGCCGGCCCGGACGCCGTTTGTTTAGGTTGAGTGTCTCCATCCAGAGGCTGTGCCGGACGGACGGACACTGGGACATCGAGGCTTAGGAAACAACCTATCCACCTGGGCGGGGACCCCAGCCAGTCGACCCCCGCgatccccgccccgccccgcccgcgggTGGAAAATCACTCCTCACACCCCATCCTGGCTCAAGGATGCGCTACCTCCCCCACGCCTGGAGGCCACACCGGTCCCAGAATCCTTAGAGAACCCCCCTTTCGGAGCTGGGGGCCCGCAGAATTAGCAACCTTCCtccctgtgctcccacagcctcAGGAACCCCACCCGAGGGTTGGGGGGGTGTCACTGAGCACGATTCTTGATGCAACGATTCCTATGCAAGGGGCACTTTGAGTCCCCCCCATCCTTCCCTCGGACCCCAAACCCTGGCGAatctggggtgaggggtggggcaggttctgcggggagcggggcggggcaAAGGGCTAGGGGCCCCAGACACCAGGGTACGGGGGTGGGGACTGATTATATTGCCAAAGGGtttaacttcttaaaaaaaaaaaaaagtccccccccccattcccgaTCCTCACGGAAGACGaacggtgcggggggagggggcgagggtcTTTTCCGAAGGGTACAGACCTCTTCCCTCCGTCTCCCCCCTGCTCGCCAACCTGCCACACGTACCCAGCTTTTtagttcagcttttaaaaataactacgaTCATGACAAGCCTCTACAAACACGTGATTCTCATCCCCCAAGTCAATAAACAGCGTGGGACTCGGGGAGGAAGGGCGAGCTAAAGGGACGACTTCCACGtcccgctccctcctccccctcccccccacctccgcccGGCCGCCAGGGTGCCCGCAACTACACGCATGCGCTGCATGACGCTCCCCACTCGCATGAGGCGCCCTCCTGCGCTCGGGACGCACGggcacggggcggggggcggggcggggggagaggatcGGATGGCGGGGGTCCCCCCGAGTTCAGCGGctcccctccccaacacacacagcaATAAGTTTCTCTCACTCCAATGTGGGCGGGGCGAGCCTGGCCTGtccaggtgtgtgggggggggtggccagGGGGCGCTCTCAGGGATGGGGGCGGGTGTCCGGAGtcagtgtggggaggggaggtctgCAAATCGTCCAACTCTGGTGCTAATGGCGGGTCTTCTCAGCCcacccccagggcagggagggaggggtcgacaggcccctcccccaagcctccCCCACGCCCACCCCGGGTGCATGAACCGCCCGATGCAGAAGCTGCCGCATGTCACCCCCCAAAAGAAAAAGTGTCATGCCCCCTTCCGCCCGCCCTCTCATTCCCCACCAAGATtaaagtttccttttcatttaaaagCTGCGTCTTGTGTGTGTgtcccggggagggttggggagctttTGGGGGTCCACAGAGGGATTGGGTCTTCAAGACATGGGGTCGGAtgcagcggtcctcaacctgtgggtcccgacccctctggggggtccaatgaccctttcacagggtggcctaagaccatcctgcgtatcagatatttacatgacgattcataacagtagcagcatgacagttatgaagtagcagcgaaaataatgctatggttgggggtcacaacatgaggaactgtatttaaagagccagaaggttgagaaccactggaaagcggCATGCATGGGTGTGCATTCTGGGGGCCCAGAAATCCCCTTGAACACAAAGCTCTCACTTTGTGGTTTGGGGTGAGTGCCTGCCTACACCCCTAACTGGGAAGTCTGAGGGCCCCTGGATGATGGGAGGTCCTGAGTGAGGGCGACTAGTCCCCAGGAGAGGAGTGACCTGGGTCCCCAGTGTGTGCTCAGGGCGAAGGGCAGCACGCTCCGCATTGCTGACCATGAAGACAGTCTGCGTGGGTTCGACTTcgtagctgtgtgtccttgggcaagtctcGACCTCTCTGGGCTTTTGCCACTCTAAAAGGCCAGGACGGGCCAtggccgctttggctcagtggacagagtggtggcctggggactgaagggtcccaggttccattccggtggcacatgcctgggttgtgggcttgatccccagtggggggcatgcaggaggcagccgatcaatgagtctctcatcattgatgtttctatctcttccttcctctctgagatcggtaaaaatatgttttaaaacaataaaaggcCAGGACGGCGTGATCTAGTCATTCAGCACATATATTATGAAAGCCAACTAggagccaggcactgtcctaggtgcTGGAAAGCAAGGCGATCCTCGCCTCTAGAGGTTGTGCTGAGAATTGAGACAAACGTCTGGTGTGTGTTCAGCACCGCTAAATAGCCGGTCAGGGTCACGGTCACGGACTCAACAGTCATCAATGTCACTGTTTTGCAAAGACTGGGAGGTCAGCCAGAGACCAGAGCACAGCAAGcacccctcctgcctctcctggTGTAGAGTGAGGGGCAGCGCAGCTCTGAGCCTCGGCCTCCTCCTCTGTATAATGGAGGCAATGCTTTGAAGGGAGGCTGGGGTGTGGGACAATGTCCAGTACCAGGAGGTCCCCCACCACTGGCCAGCTGTGATCAGAGCCAGCAGGTGGAAGAAGTCAGTGCCCATCTGGACCCACCAGAGACCCCCCCTGCAGGAACACACACCACCCGGGCGGGGTCCAGTTGGGGCTGGAGTTTATTTCTGCCAcagctggaggctggaaagtcagGGAGACCCCTCCAGCCCCCACAGGGACTCTAACCAGAGCAGACTGTGATCACACAATAGCAACAGAAGGGAGGGCAGAGCATGGAAAGAGTGGATGAGACAGGCCCCCTTACCCTGCTCCTCTGCAGGAATCAAAGGCTGGGAGTCCTGGGAgacagggcggggcggggggggatggggggaggccaTGGCCCGCCCTGGCTGAGGAGGGCAAGGGGGCCATGCTCCTTTCCTAATAAAGACCATTAACATCTGAAGTAAGTATGGGAGCTGTATGGGTCCACAGCGTGCAAACTACGCCCGAATTTCCACTCCAGCGAGAGAGCCCCAGTCCTTGCCTCCTGCTCCCGACCTGGGCTCTCCAGTGTTCTGCGTTTACGGAGGTCTCGGGGGGCCCTCTGGGGTGCGGTTGATAAGTGGGTAGTGCCAGCAGGTGGCACCATTTCCAAAGTGCAAGAAGCCACAGGGTGGGTTCATGGGACCTGCAccctccagggccagggagggaggggctgatggctcggAACAGGGAGGGGTCACTGGGGCTGCACTTCCTGGGGCCCATCAGACTCCGGGGGCTGCGGTCCAGAACCTGGCTCggcctcctcggcctcctcaTCTGATGCCACACCCTCCTCCAGTCGGAACACCTGGCGCACTGTGCGGGTGGTGAAGGTGAGGGGCCCGCGTCTGTGGGCAAAAGGAGAGATAGGGAAAGGTGGAGAGAGATATAATAAAACGAGAGGGGAGAGATGAGATGGGGAGGAatggagaggtgggcagagggcaagggtgggggcagagagaaaTGGGGGAACACAAGGACAGAGAGAGATGAGGACAGAGGGACTGAGAATGATGGGGATAGAAGACCAAAGAGATATAAAGGGACAGAGAGTGATGGGGGGACTGAGAAATGGGGGACAGGAGTTTATGGAGTGAGGGTGTATATGTGCAGGGCGGCCATACCGGAGCCGGTTCCTCAACGTGGTCACCTCGCGGTTCATGGACTCAGCAGACTCTGTGACATCCTCCAGCTCACGCTGCAGCCTTCGACGACCTGCCTGAGCCCTGGATGCCTCTTCCTCAGCCTCCTCCAGCTGCCGCTTCAGCTGCTTCACTCGAAGGTTCCCCTTCTCCAGCTTGGTGGGAGCAAGGAGGCCAGGTCATGCCTCTGGGTGTCGTCCTCATCCTCAGGCATCGTTCTTATCACTCAATCTGCCCCACCAC
This is a stretch of genomic DNA from Myotis daubentonii chromosome 15, mMyoDau2.1, whole genome shotgun sequence. It encodes these proteins:
- the KCNC3 gene encoding LOW QUALITY PROTEIN: potassium voltage-gated channel subfamily C member 3 (The sequence of the model RefSeq protein was modified relative to this genomic sequence to represent the inferred CDS: deleted 3 bases in 2 codons): MLSSVCVSSFRGRQGAGKQQSAQPPQPPDSPPPPLPAQTGPAASPARPGIPRPGDRRAEPCPGLPAAAMGRRSGGGGDSGKIVINVGGVRHETYRSTLRTLPGTRLACLTEPEAAARFDYDPGTDEFFFDRHPGVFAYVLNYYRTGKLHCPSDVCGPLFEEELGFWGIDETDVEACCWMTYRQHRDAEEALDSFEAPDSAGGANAANAAGAHDAGLDDEAGVGGGGLDGAGGELKRLCFQEAGGGAGGPPGGAGGAGGTWWRRWQPRVWALFEDPYSSRAARYVAFASLFFILISITTFCLETHEGFIHIINKTVTQASPIPGAPPENITNIEVETEPFLTYVEGVCVVWFTFEFLMRITFCPDKVEFLKSSLNIIDCVAILPFYLEVGLSGLSSKAAKDVLGFLRVVRFVRILRIFKLTRHFVGLRVLGHTLRASTNEFLLLIIFLALGVLIFATMIYYAERIGADPDDILGSNHTYFKNIPIGFWWAVVTMTTLGYGDMYPKTWSGMLVGALCALAGVLTIAMPVPVIVNNFGMYYSLAMAKQKLPKKKNKHIPRPPLPGSPNYCKPDPPLPPLPPPHHGSGGISPPPPITPPSMGMTMAGAYPPGPHSHPGLLRGGAGGLGIMGLPPLPAPGEPCPLAQEEVIEINRADPRPNGDPAAAALAHEDCPAIDQPAMSPEDKSPITPGSRGRYSRDRACFLLTDYAPSPDGSIRKGYEKSRSLSSIAGLSGVSLRLAPLATPPGSPRAARRAPPTLPSIL